From Phaenicophaeus curvirostris isolate KB17595 chromosome 2, BPBGC_Pcur_1.0, whole genome shotgun sequence:
gtgaggccctggccctggttgctcagagaagtggtggctgccccatgcctggaggtgttcaaggccaggttggatggggcttggagcaacctgatccagtgggaggtgtccctgcccatggcagggggcttgaattggttgggctttaaggtccctttcaacccaaaccattccatgatgctaTGACAACCTTGTCCTTTTGTCACGGTACTGCTTTGAATCCTCAGAAATAGGGGAATTTGTCCCTTTATGCTCCAATTAATGGTTACTTGGTGACTATCTGAGGTTCCATGAGGAGCTGCATTTGGTATTGACTTAAGGgttcttctccatctcccttcttGGCTGTGCATGCAGTCAGTGTCCATTCCCATTCCTTCCCCTGGAGGACACAGAGCTGTGGGAGAAGGActctccccacccccatctAAAACTATGTGCCCTTGCCAGAAAGGCTCCCATTTCCTGGTTTCTATCTGAAAAGATTTTACTACTTTAGTATTTCAGTGTTAAGATGAAGCGGTGTGTGCAGTTCAGAGCTGAAAGGAGCGGTACTTGGAGTTTAAAGCCAACTTTCCATGTTGACTCCTTACATAAGAACGTGTTCCATAAATTCTGTTTAATCTTGGTATATAACGACCTTGTAGATTGAGGAGGGAAGTTTGTGGttgcagctgctgccttttAAAGCATCGGTATATAAACAGATTTTTGGGAAGCATGAAGTATCTTCTGTAGTGTTTCTGTGATTGGAATTGAAAGTTGGAACTCGGGTGTCTCATTTTTGTCAGAGCGTTGCGAGGAGATGGCTCATGGTGCTTCTGCTCCACTGGGCACAGTCGATGCTCATGGGTCTTGTAGGCAATTTTAGGAGGAGAAGGTTTGAACAAGACATGGTCCTCAAGTCTCATCTGCTGGAGGAGCTGATGGGCTGCTTTTTATCCGGGGTTGATGTGCATGGCATCCGTTGTGGTGTGAGCCCGTCTCTTCTGGGGAGGAGCAATGAGTTCATATGTGGTACACAGATGAGGTTTCATCAGGGCCTTCAGCAATGGCACTATGGAAGTTCTCACCAGGTGCTggcaaaacagtattttccttttggAGGGCAGGCTCTCTGTTGGATTGTAGATGCTCCACAGAAGTCGAACAGTGGTCTCCCAGCCTTCCGTCAGTTGGCTGGGTCACAGAAGTTGTTCTTGGGTAACAGGTGGGTAACGCTGCATCAgtagtcttttccaaccataatgattctatgatcttgtaTGACTGACAGCTCTCCCTTGCTTTTATTCCGTCTTCACGTTTAGCagcttcatattttaatttcctttatgcAGCACCTCGCTCTCCTGTGAGCAGTGGACTTCAAGCAGGACAGTTCATAATAGCAATATTAGTAATGAAAATATCAGTCCTGGTTGCAGCATTGGTCTCTGCTCACAATCTGTCTGCATTTTTGATAGTTTTCCCTTTCCAAAGTCTTGCCAAGACACTCTCCTTCATCTCCAGTCCTTGCAAATCCTGTGGTAAACCAGCTTCCTTGGATACCATCTCATCTGTCAGGATGGTCTTGCATACTTGTGCTGAGAGTTGTGGTTGCTCATTCCTGTCAAGTTGTGGTGTTGCTCACCCCgcacccagggctggagcaggcgTGGGCCTGGATGAAGAGTCGCAGCAGTTGGGTACCGGCTTAGGCTGGTAACTTGTCTTTTATCACTGGCTTTAAGCTTCACATTGTTTAAACCCTTCTGATTGTGTTACTGAGGCTGGAGGCTGACTGACTATAAACCACATGTGTGTGTTCAGCTCAGGAGACACTTTAGGGCTCTGCTTGTGATGGTCCTTGCACTCCTCTTGTGTTCTGGCTTACTTTGACAGCCTGGGTTTATCGGACAGTTCagtgaaagaagaggaaagctgTTTAGTCTGCAGCAATTTGGAGTTGGTGTGGAATTACTTTTGTTgttaagaaatattaattactgatttctgtgtttgtttattttagggATAGACTTCAAGATTAAAACTGTTGAATTACAAGGAAAGAAGATCAAGCTGCAGATATGGTGAGTAACACACATCCATCAGTGGGATGGCTCCTCTCAGAAGCAGGTTTTCATCACAAGGGTTCACTCTTTCTGGGATTCCATTCAGGTATCTGATTTGTAGTCATGTTTGGGGCTTTCAGCAGTGACAAAGCTCCATATGTATCCCCAAAACACTTGGGAAGAGCTCTGCATTGGGTTTGTCACCACTGTCGCTGCCTGCTCCCTGGGGCAGGCTGTTGGCAAACCTCCTGCTGGGGAGGACAGGATCCTCGCAGGCTGTGATTTAGTGGgaagtgttttaaaattggGATTCTTTAATTAGTAGTTGCTTTGGCTTTGTGGCTGTAGATTGCCTCACAGCCTTGTGGTTGTCATCCACGTCTGCACttgttttatgttttccatGCTCAGCTGCAGAGTTTCTCAGATGACTGGAAACACGGCTGCTTTCCTGTAGGAAAGTCTAACATGAGGCAAAAGTTAAACTCTCTCATTTTAGCTTGCTGTGCACATCTAGTGAGAGATTTTTCTGTGCCAACAGCCTGGTAACATGTCAGGTCAGGAAAGCTTGTGGCTTTTCCTAGCCAGACTGTTTGTTTAGACTCCCTCCTCAGCCATGAGCAGACGTTGCTGGTGCATTCTCCAGCTTTACTGAGAGTTCAGAACTTTGCTGAGAACTCAAATCTACCCCCTCCCCACTGCAacctaataaaaatattctgtggCTTAATAATGTTGAGGTTTGTATGTGCAGATGGCTGTGTTGCAGTTAGAAGGAAGCACCGGTCTTCCTCAGTCTGAGGAAAATTGGGTGAATGCTTATCCTTCCTAATTAATGTACTTGGAGTCCTCCTCGTTACCACCACTCTGAGCTgtctcagttgctcctcatatCCCAATCCTGCAAGCAGAAGTTGGCTGGCTTAGTGGTTTCATGCCCTGCAAGGGGAGGAGCTGTCAGTGTTGATGTTGAATAAGATGCGTAGGCAGCTGGTAAGGAAGCACTGGGTTGATGAAGGAACTTGGCATGCTGGGATAGTCCAGCGGGGACCCACAAAGGATAACCGTGCTCATCAGGGCAGGTGGAGCTGCCTGCGGAAGAATGGGTATAGATCCACTGGGAACTGaaagcagcagggagagaggaacGGAGAACGTTGAGCACAGAGGCCATCGGGAACACGAAGCAGCAGTGATTGATCTTTGGGCAGCTCTTGGGCTGCGAGTTCACCAAACTGGTTACACTTGGATGTTCAGCCCGGATCAAACCATTCCTTCCAACACTTGCGTTGTTCTGGATCTTCTATCCCAACAGAGTAAGGGCTCTGAAGTAATGTGGGATGGACTATTAGgaaataattccatgattctcccTCACCCACGTTCAGGCTTCGTCCTGCTACTCCCCTGGTCTAGGAGTTGCTCTCTGGCTGCTGGCAAAGCCATGTTGGTGCGTTTTACTGTGGCTTCTGCACTCCAGGGTTTGCTGGGCAATGAGTTTTGCAGAGAACAGATAAACCAGCTCTATCagctctgctccttccctgggcagggCAAGAGCTGCTGCCTCTTCCTGAGCATGGAAAACGAGCAGACGTGGCAGTGTCtgtgggtagctaaggcccggcggtcggaagatctcgcgatgtacggaaaggtaggaccccctcccgggtagccaattgcgtattagttcatgatgtaagcagACAGAAGTGACGTCGtaagcccaggctatataaggctgtgttacgtatcaataaacgccatttgccgtccaccacattggtgtctgCGAGCTTATGGACCGAGTGACCTGGGTTTGGTCACCGtgccgttcctgaaccaggtcgccacgcctccggAGGCAACGCCCCCCGAAGGCAACAGTGTCTTAGTCACGCCTTGACCTCTAAAATATATATaggagtaaagaaaaaaaagggtcaGGCTGAGATAAAACTCTTGGTGCAGATCCCTCAGGAGGAGTCACATTCTGGGTGAAAGCACGTAGAAGCAGTGAGTAGCTTCTTGATGAGGTTATTGTACAATCTGTGTCTTTAGAAAAATTGTTGATGTGACAGTGTATGATGTGATGCCATACAGAAAATCCCCTGTGGTGGGGACAAACGAATTAAAGTTTTGGGAACAGAAACACTTCTGAGGGGTGGAATCTAGGAGGGCTGACATTGATGAATGTCTTGAAAAATAGCAATGCTCATAGTAcagagaagggaggaagaacaAAAATCAACGTGAGAGGTGGCTGATCGAGAAAAATATGGTGTTATCGGTGTGAAAGCAGTGGAATGTTTTGGAGGAACAAGAGTAGTAGAGCTGAAAATTCAGCTATGAAGAGTGTAATATTGTAAGTGCCAGTgtggtgagggaggggattctgccgcTCCGCTCTGctgagacttcacctggagccctgcatccagctctggagacctcagcacaggaaggacacggagctgttggagtgggtccagaggaggccatggagatgaggCTGAAGAACCTCCCGTGTAAacccaggctgggagagttgaagttgttcagcctggagaagagaaggctgcggggagaccttagagcagcctccaggactgaaaggggctccaggaaagctgggaaggggctcttgatcaggaacTGCATGgataggatgaggtggaatggttttcagctgcaagaggggagattgtgatgagatgattctatgatcggTCTCAATAATTTTTGCAGTTAGCCTAGGAAAACCTAAAAGTTCCTTCATGCTGAGAGCCTTTTGGACCACTCAGCGTGTGTGTGACTCAAGAGGCAGAGGCTCTCTTGGCAGGTCTCCCTGCCTAGAAAACAATCAGTACTGCACTTTTATAGAGGTGTTTTCCTGgctgaatattttttcagcAAAGCTGAAATTTGCCGTCCAGGAGGTATCTCACAGATGTTCCTTTGCGAAGGGAAATCTTGGACTCAGCCACTCAGGCTGCCAGTGCCTGCCTGCTGTCAATGATGGTTCCTTCTGTGCAATGTTCTGCTGCatggttttaaaaacattatcagAAGAACCAGTAGGACAGTAATAAAATTCCAAGCTTTGTTTTGTGAGGAATTATGTGGTTTAATGTGTTTAAGACCTTTATTTTGAGCAGCGTGGGCTGGAAGGCTCTTCACCAAGCATCAGCTATGATCTCTTCTTGTTGCAGCTGTGTAAATCTTTCATAAACACATCAGGGTGCATTTTAAGGTTCCTTTAGTCTCTGCCAGGTCAACCGTAAAGCTGTCCCAGAAATTCCTCTCTTTGCTGGTTAAACCTCTAATGTGCCATAGcttatgcatattttaatgTTGGCATCAGGAtgatttaaatagatttttcacTTTCCTTGCACTGCTCCTTTCCCCGGTCTCATGGGACAATTTCATCTTCATTTTGCAGCTGAATAATCCAAGGTCTCCGTTTCCTCCTGTGCAACAGGGCTTCCTTTTCCTTGGCTCTCCTAATAGTCCTTTTCTATGTGTATTTTAGCTTGGAGAACCAACAAGCTTCCACAGATGTGCTGACATAAAGGATTTATTGCACACCAGTGGCTCTGGAGCGTATTCTTACATCCTAGAGGTCTGAGCAAGAGTGGGAAGCCAGGGCAGTGACCAGGGCATGCGGTCTCCGATTGTCTCGTGTGCTGTTTGCTCAGGGTGGGTTTGTCAGTTGTGGGTAGTTGGAAAGCCATAACTCATTTCCTCTGATTGCTGCAGTCAGGTCTCCAATCTCACATCCATTAGGAGTTATCTCTGAATAATGAATGGGGAATCCATTAAGGAGGGGAAAGGGCAAATATAGTACTTATCTTAAAAAAacagagggaggaggggaacgCTCCAGGTTCTCTGTTgtttccctcctcagctttcttagaatcatggaatggtttgagtgggaagggacctcaaagcccatccggttccaacccctgccatgggcagggacacctcccactggatcaggttgctcaaagccccatccaacctagccttgaacacctccaggtgttCTTTTCACCCACCAGCTTAGCTCTAGgtgccagaaaaaaacacaggagcTAACGAAGCAGGTTAGTTATAGGTGTAGAGGATGTGATAAGTGATGAGTAATAGCTCAGTGTGGCGAGCACCAAGTTGTGTAAAATCCATCCAAATCCTTACTGCGACAGCTCCCAGCTTTGTTGGGGGTGCGGGGGTAATTGCTGATGCCGTAGGTCTTGATGGCCTTGGGGAGTCTCAGCTGATGCTGTCCTGCTTCATATAGGCAAGTTGGGGGGCAAGTGACTGGGGTGAGGATGCTATCAACAACACGTACagagagattgagtgcaccctcaacaagtCTGCAGGTGACATCAAGCTGTGTGGCGTGGTTGACATGCCAGAAGGCCAGGacatcatccagagggacctggacaggctgaagaagTGGGACCATGGGAACATTCTGGGGgccagcaaggccaagtgcaaggtcgtacacctgggttggggcaatcctgAGCACAAATCCAGggtgggcagagaatggattgggagcagccctggggaaaaGGACTTGgagtgctgggggatgagaagctccacatgagccggcagtgagtgctcacagcccagaaagccaaaccgtgtcctgggctgcatccaaagcagtgggaccagcagggccagggaggggattctgcccctctgctctgctctggtgagatcccacctggagccctgcgttcaGCTCTGGGTTCCCCAACATacgaaggacatggatctgttggagctggtctagaggaggccacagggatgagctgagggctggagcacctcccatccaaggacaggctgagataattggggttgtccagcctggagaaggggcaacattagagcagccttccagtactgaaaagggctccagaaaagctgtggaggaaccttttacaagggcctgtagtgGTAGggtgaggaggaatggctttaaattggagaggggaagatttagactagacattaggaagaaatgtttcacaaCGAGCAACCTGAGGCtgtggctcaggttgcccagagaactggtggctgccccatccctggaggtgttgaaggcctcGCTGGATGGGActtcgagcaacctgatccagtgggaggtgtcccttcccatggcagggggtggaaacttggatgggctttgagttcccaTCCGAACCAAACTGTTCCGTGATTCTGTGGAAACCACAGTGCTGGATTTTAGCGGTGTCTGATCAAGTTGGTCGGTGCATGTGGTGTTTGACTTAAAAACTCTAGATAGAGTTTTGagatggcttttatttttctgttcattttggaGAAACTGGTCAGGAACAGGAGAGGAGGGCATGTGGGGCCATGATGTCTCTGAGTTGTTCATATGCTCCGCTGCTGGAGCTCCCAGTCCTGTTGAAGAGCTGCCTCTTTTACCGTGTAGGCCCAGCTGAGCAGTCTAGCACCATCTGTCTCTGCCCACTGACTCCAAAATGTGGGTTTTAGAAACTAATCCTCTTTAAATTGAAATCTGAAGGAGAAACCCCCAACTCTGGGTTTCCCTACCCTCATGAGCCTGGCTTACTGAAGCTTGGTGTTCTCTGAGTGGTCAGCTGGAACTGGGAGGGAGCCGGGCTAGGAGCTGCTGCATGTGCACATCAGAGCGTGCCCTGCTCTTCGGCAACGCTGCACATCCTCAGTAGCGGTGCAGGAGAGCACGAACCAGGCCGTACACACCTGTCTAAGAGCTGTGTGTCTTTTGGGCTCGCCTCTGATATATGCTCTTGTCTATTTTCCACAGGGACACGGCGGGGCAGGAACGATTTCACACCATCACCACCTCCTATTACAGAGGTGCCATGGGGATCATGCTAGTGTACGACATCACCAACGCCAAGAGCTTTGAGAACATCAGCAAGTGGCTCAGAAACATAGACGAGGTGAGTGATGTTTGTGAGATCCCGCTGAGCTGTTTGTGGCCACCGATAGAGCATGTGGTGAGTTCCAAGGAGCTCAGCTTCCAGGTTGCAGCTTCTGCTTCTGCCCTGGCAGGAGGTGTAAGTGAACCCTGGGGGTTTTCatcccagagaagagaaagctgcagggagaccttagatcACCCCCCACTTAGAtcactgaaaagggctccaggaaaactggagaggggctcttgatcagggagggcagggatgggatgagggaaacggtttgaagctgaaagagggaagactgACATgcgatcttaagaagaaatgttttcctgtgagggtggggaggccctggcccaggctgcccaaagaagtggtggctgccccatccctggaggtgttgaaggccaggttggatggggcttggagcaaccggatgcagtgggagatgtccctgaccttggcaggggggttggaactggatgggctttaaggtcccttcggacccaaaccattcaacgTTTCTGGTAGCTGGGAGTTGCAGTTTCTAGGAGGAGCTGCCGCCACAAGGTGGTGTGGAGAGGAGCTGCGCTCAGCCACGGGCGGCAGAGACGCTATGGAATACGTCACTCCTAGTACTGACCTATTTTATAAGCATGACTTCGTAAATCCTTGGAGATAATCAGTATGATCACCTCCACTCCCTCAGAATTGATATTAGGAAGTATTTGCCGGTTTCTAATGGCCGTTAGGGCCAGTGTGGCAAAACCACAGTTGTTTAATGTCACAGAGTGCTCAGACCTTCGTGGCTGGTGTCCATGTTAGAGGAGGAGACCAAAGGATGATGTAAGGTCACGTGAAGCAGAAGAAACTGATGTGGAAATACGCAGTGCCTAGATCCTCAAGAGTTCACTCTCTGAGAGTCCTGAGATGTTAGAGCAGCGAGCGATGCTATTAGTTCATGCTTTTGTTATGCTGTTACCAAATGGAACAAATGCTTGGATTTTCCAGCTCCGTTGTTTTCCTAGAAAGCATGAAGATGGCCTTGTAGAACTGAGCATTGGCAGAACTGCTGCCAGGCATTGCTGGTTCAAGCATTGAGACTGGTGAAAGCTCTTACAGAGCAGAAATGTGATACTGGGCCTTGAATTTCCTCACAGGAGCAGTGGGAAAGCGCTGCTTCTGGAAAGATGTTCAGTTTGGTGGGCACAGGAGTCAGGGGAGCAAGACCGTGCCTGAAGAGGCTCTGCGGCAAGTTAAGTGTAAGCTGGAAACCAAAGCCTGTAGACTGTGTGGCTTTGTTTAAAATCACAGTGTTATACAGGAAGGTGAGCAGTGGATGTCGCTTGTACCGTGTGTCTAAGAAGTGAGCGGCTTTACCAAACTTGTGTTTTCCTGTCTGTGCCACACAAACCTCTGCAGCTGATTCCAGGTGCATTGAGAAGGGTGTGTGGCTCCTGTTGTTTTTTAAGGGATTTGTTTGATGCCTTAGGAAGCTTTTTTTTATGATGGAAGAAGCTCACTAACCAGGTGCATTAGCAGAAATGACGAGAAAAGTCGTCCTATAATCTTCTGGGGCTCCAGATGCAGTGTTGAGGCTTCTTGCTAAAATGTGTGGCTGGTGTTACCCACTTATATAAATTGTGAATGGAATAATCAAGagttttgcttttccagtgAGTTGACATTGCCAAGGATATCCTGTCAAGAAGGAGAACTTTTAGTAAGCAAGCTGTGGTTCTGAGTTGCTGTTACGCACAAGGACGCTCCTCTCCAGGGTGCTTAAGCCTTGATTTAGAAATAGCCGGGGAACCTAGAGCTGTTACAACTTCATCCTTGCCAAATGCTTCATTATTTGAGTTTCACACATTCTGCAGAGGTGTTCTGCGCCGTGCACTTCTGTTCTGGGCATTGGAATTAGCTGAGAGGCTGGCTCTGTTTGGAAGACATCTGTTGCTGTGTGGGCAGTTTGTGCGTATGCATGAAAGTGAACATTTTCAGAGCCCAGTTCTACATAATATCTTAATCTGCCTCTGTCGTCTGGTTGCTCTTCCTCCTCGTGACCCAAAGGAAAAAGCTGAGTGTGATTCtcctggggaaagggaaatgggtTGGCACTGTAAGCAGGAGCACTGGCTGCGTGGATCTCTTTCCCTTGGCAGTTCTATTGCTAGTTCTACTATAAAGCAGTGTTAAGACTGTTGGGTGAAAGTAAATTCAGATTAGACTTTCCAAGAAGCTTCTCATGGCAGGTTTCAAAGTCCTTCAGTTATCCACTTAAGTGATGCgctgtgctgtggctgctggagcaTTTTTGCTGGTCCAGTGAGCATCTTCAGCATGTTCTTCTCTTACTGTGATAGATGTTGGCAACACTTCAGTAACTGAAGAGCCAAGGTGGTTTTGCTCTTCCAGCATTCCTTGACAAAACCTTGGAACTCACTTCTGCGTAACAGAACTGATTTCCTGTGTGTCAAAGAATCGGAGAAtcctggaagggtttgggtAGGAAAGGatctcaaagtccatccagttccaccccctaccatggacagggacacctcccactggatcagtttgctccaaaccccatccaacctggccttgaacacctccagggatggggcagccaccacttctctgggcaacctcggctactgcctcaccaccctcccaggaaaacatttctgcctgagatctcatctcaatctcccctcttgcagctgaaaaccattcccccacatcctacccctgcacttcctgatcaagagcccctccccagatttcttggagcccctttctgtactgggaGGCTGTTCagagttctccccagagccttctcttctccaggctaaacgagCCCAAcccttctcagcctgtccttggatgggAGGTACTCATATATGGGCCTGCTTTTCCTCGGATCCTGAGCATTAGCCTGGTGCTCACTTCAGGTTTCCCTTTGCAGTGTCCTGTTTTATGTCCACTTGTTGTATGGTCCATGTGCCACTTCACTGCAGGAGTTTCTCACTTCTGTGTGGagtgctgggatggagctgaagCCCGAAGCTGATGCACAGACTTGTTCTGATGATTGCAACATCAGTGGAACAGCATGAGGCTAGAGAGCTGTCATTTCCCTTTCTTCGTTAGCTCAGACCAAAGGGATTTTACCAGCTCTCTGGTTATTTGGCTGGATGAAGCACAGTTGCAGCTGTTAAGATTTACCTTCCTGCAGTGAAACTGTGTGAAGGACCCTTCAAACaccagagaagcagcagtgtgGTTGGAGCCATCCCAGTGCATCAAGGTCGATGGCAGCTGTAGATGTGATGGGGTGGAGTGGTTCTTGTCCCGCAGTGTTCCACAGCATCACATCTGTGAACGAGTTTGCCTGGCACACATAACACCGGGCACATCTAATTGAAGCAGGTTAACAAGCTAACAAAGATTAGATAGTCTCTTGATGTGAATGAGGAGAATCTTTGTTGTGGAACAGCACTTTAGTGCTTTTCAGAAGGGAAGACTTCACACTTAAGCTATGGGAATACAAAACCAGTGGAAAGATGACTGGCAGTGGGATGGAGACAGAGCTGTGTCAGACCTGGACTGCTGTCTTTTTCCAGTCCCAGGGTGTGTGAGCAATTCAATCTGAAGGCAAGGTCTGAGGAGCAATTTTCAGCAGTCTCTGTTATGACTTGGGGATGTGCAGGACTTGAAGGCCTGCACACATTTAGTTGGACTCCAAAAGGCCTGGGATGCAGAAGGGAAGGGGATCTCGACTTCTTGCTGTGAACCTCTCTCTTGTCTCATTCCAGCACGCCAACGAAGATGTGGAGAGGATGCTGTTAGGAAATAAGTGTGACATGGAAGACAAAAGAGTTGTGCCCAAAGCAAAAGGTGAACAGGTAAGCGTTGGGCAGAAACCTGCTTAGCAAAGTCCGTGCCAGGCCTTCCCACCATCTCCGAGTGGTTGAGGTGCCACAGTGGCATTTGCCTGGGAACAAGCAGGGGGGCTGGATTTCCTAATGGCTTGTAACCCCGGGAATGCTTTCCCAGAAGCTGCATTGAATGGAATGTTTTCAGGTGCAGTTTCTGCTCTCTTTGATAGCTGCAACTGTTCAAGCATCCTTTGCCGAGTTCCTTATGCCACAGGCTTGCATGATGTCTGTCATCTCAGATACTGATTGTGATTTAATACACTTtaattgctgtttctgaatcatTAAGTTCCACATCTTTTGTAACACTATCTACCTAATACTTCTGATGCCTGGTGCGGCTGAAAGAATCTTCCCTGCTTATGAACGCCACTGATCCCAAAGCTGTTTCAGCACCGACTGAATGACTGCAGTAATGCTAACCGcctccttctctctgttttggTTTAGATTGCTAGAGAGCACGGAATTAGGTTTTTCGAAACTAGCGCAAAAGCAAATATAAACATCGAGAAGGCATTCCTCACATTAGCAGAAGACATTCTTCGAAAGGTGGGTGCTCATTGGCTGCATTTGGAAACAGTGTCCCAAAATTTCAGCTTCTGTTGCCTTTGGGGTTTACCTGAACTGTTGAGCTTTTGGCTTTGGCATGCTAGGATGTgctctggagcacaagtcttatgaggagcagctgagggccctggggatgtttagtctggagaagaggaggctgaggggagacctcatcactctctgcagctcctgcaaaggaggttggagccaggcgggggggctctgctcccaggtGATGGActgagaggaaatggcatcaaaTCGTGtcgggggaggtttagattggatattagcaAATATTTCCTTATGGAAAAAGCGGTGAAGCCCTGGTAGAGGCTGCACTGGGCAGTGgcggagtccccatc
This genomic window contains:
- the RAB10 gene encoding ras-related protein Rab-10, producing the protein MAKKTYDLLFKLLLIGDSGVGKTCVLFRFSDDAFNTTFISTIGIDFKIKTVELQGKKIKLQIWDTAGQERFHTITTSYYRGAMGIMLVYDITNAKSFENISKWLRNIDEHANEDVERMLLGNKCDMEDKRVVPKAKGEQIAREHGIRFFETSAKANINIEKAFLTLAEDILRKTPVKEPNSENVDISSGGGVTGWKSKCC